The genomic region CAATGCGACGATGAACGTGGAGGGCGGCTACGTGGAAGTCGTCGCCCACCGCGTCCGCATGCCCTGGTACCACGCAGCCTATTCCGTGGGGACCGTAGTGGCAGCACTGATTGGCGCAGCTTGTTCGTATTTCCACATCGGGGTGGCGCAACACTTAGCTGCCGTTGTGGTGTGCGTCCTTCTGGGGATCGTTTGGGCCGGTTTGAACTATGTTCCGCAACCTATTATTGAGGACTTGGCTGGAACCTCAACGCGTGGAAACAAACGCACTTCCCGAGCGTGGCGCGAAAAACGTACGCTACTGATCGGCGTGTTCGTCCTCGGCACCGGGCTGATGGAAGGGGCAGCGAACGACTGGTTACCACTGGCGATGGTGGACGGATTCCACGTTAGTGACACGTTGGGAACGGCGACGCTCGCACTGTTCTTGACGGTGCTTACTTTCACGCGGTTCGCGTCCTCCACGTTGCTGCACCGCTGGCCTGTGGAACGCCTGGTGCCCACACTGCTGCTGATCGCAATCGGAGGGCTAATCGTGCAGGCGGTAGCCCCCTGGCCGGCGCTCGCACTGGTGGGCGTGGTTGCATGGGCAATCGGAGCGGCCCTGGGGTTCCCATCGGCAGCCTCAGCGCTATCAAAAGAACCAGCCATGGCGGCCGCGCGCCTATCCGTACTGTCCACCATCGGTTACGGCGCATTCCTCGCCGGACCTCCGCTAATCGGTTTCTTAGCCGAACACTTGGGGTACCGCGGGGCTCTAGGGTTCATCGCGATCCCAGTTGCCGTATCCGTGATGCTGTCCGCACAGCTGAAAGACCCTCAAGAAGAAGACCCGAACGAAGGTACGGTCGGTAACAAACCCCACTAAGGTGCGCGCCGCAATCGCCCCAATAACGAAAGTGCGCCGGGCGAATGACATACGTACTGAGCAATCTCCGTGAACTAGAGTGAGACATATGGAAGCATCCTTTGATTCATGCACTGACCACGTTCCGGCCAGCAACCACCCCGTGTCCGCGCGTCCGTCACACCGGCAGTACCACCCGGATTCGCACCGGTTGGCGGACTGGACCACTCTCGGGGTGGGGGCGGATGCCGAAACGGTAGTGTGCGCCCGCAGTGAAGAAGAGATCATTGAAACGGTCACCGAAGCGGACCGGGAGGGCAAACCGCTGCTCATGCTTGGTGGTGGGTCCAATATTGTGCCGTCCGACCAGCCGTTTGAGGGCGTCGTGGTGCGCGATATGCGTGAGGAACTCGAGGTTTTGCATAACTCCGGATGCGGTGGGGTAGAGGTGCGCGTCAGTGCCGGCCACGCGTGGGACACGCTGGTGGCGCGGGCAGTGCAGGAAGACTGGATGGGGTTCGAAGCCCTGTCTGGGATCCCGGGCACCGTGGGGGCCGCACCCGTGCAAAACATTGGGGCGTACGGGCAAGAAGTGGCGTCCCTAGTGTCATCCCTGTGGGTGTACGACCGGCTCACTCGCAGCCGGCGGCAACTGTTCGTCGCGGACCTGCAAATGGGGTACCGCACGTCCGTGCTGAAACGCTCGCTGCACGACGCGCGTATTTCGCAGGGGAAAAAGTGGCGTAACACGGGGCGGTGGGTCGTGCTATCCGTAGATTTCCACACTCCGCACGCGTCCCTCAGCGCCCCGATTGGGTACGCGCAACTAGCGAACGCGCTCGGTTGTGAACTGGGGCAGCGAGTGGACAACCGGCAGGTACGCGCTGCCGTGCTGGCCCTGCGCGAATCCAAATCGATGGTGTTGGACGACGCGAACCAGAACACGTACTCCGCCGGCTCCTTCTTCACAAACCCCATCGTCGATGCCGAGCGCGCGAGCCAAATCGACCCGCAAGCCCCCCGGTTTCCGGTGGGCGACGGGCAAGTGAAACTATCCGCAGCGTGGCTGATTGCCCATTCGGGTTTCGACAAAGGATACCGGCTCAATCCGCAAGCGCCAGCAAGCTTATCCACCGACCACGTGCTCGCAATCACCAACCGCGGTAACGCGCGAGCGCAAGACATTCGCGCCCTCGCCAGCGCAGTGCAGCAGGGTGTGCGTGCCCAGTGGGGGATTGAACTAGTTCCCGAACCCGTTTACCTGCAGTGAACGCATCGCGGTGAGCAGCGCCTGCGTGGCCTGCGGCTCGTCCAGAAGCCGGTTGTGCCCGTAAACCGGAATCGTGTCCACCGTTGCTCCCGGCAACCAAGTGCCCGCCGGCACGTGCTCATCCCATTTGGCCTGTAAAGAAATGATGCGGTCATTGACCTCAGTGGACAAGAACTCAGAAACAATGTCCTGGTTACTGGGGCTGAGCCCGGCCATCCCTAAGAATCGGGGGACGTGATCAGCGAGGGAAGAACCGGAATACGGCGTGCCAAGTGACACGAGTCCGCGGATGCGCCACCCCTGGGCCCGTCCCATTGCCTCTTTGGCCACCAAACCGCCCTTAGAGTGGGCAAATAAAGTGACGTCGCGTAAATCATTGTGCACCAAGTAGTCCTCTAACCGGCGCGCCAACAGCGTAACCGGCCCAAGCATGCGCCCAAAATCCGCTGGCAAGTGGACATCCCAACCATCGGCATGCAGAGCCTGCCCCCAGGTAGACAGGTACCGCCAGTTCTCGTACACCCCAGGGATACCCAGAGCCACCGGGCCACCGGGCGTACGCAGCGACTGTGCATCCACCCCGGTTCCCAGCACGGTTTCTACCCCTCGTACCGCACTCAGTTTCAGTGACCGCGCGTAGTCTAACCCGATGATTGCTACGCGTTTACACACCGGTGGTGACTGCGGCCGATTCTCCGTCAACGCCTCGTAGATACTCGTCCGATTCTCATCCGTAATCGTCCGCGCGGGGCGGGGCGGCTGGTAGGGCAGAGGATCCGCGTTCGCAAGCTGTTTCAAAATCTCCGCCACCCGCTTATCGTTGTGCACCACCACCGCGTGCGCACCCCCGGGGACCGTAAACGCCGGTACTGGCGCGCCCGTGCGGTCCCGAGCTGCTAACTGCAGGTCGCGGATCCACCGCGGCGGCGCAATCTGATCGTGCTCGCCCCGAATGAGCGTGGTGCGCGCCGCCGCGTCCGCCACCCGGTGGCCAATCGGATACGTCATCATGGCCGGTAACGTCTGCGCAAACCAACTCAGCCCACACTTCGCGTACGCCCGCAACGCAAACAACGTCACGTCCCACGGCTCGTACACCGAAGACTGCAAGAACCGCCACGCAACCTGCACTAACATGCGTTCCGTTGCGTTCACCGGCGGGCCAATCAACGCTAGCTTCCGGAACACCCGCGGGTCCCGCGCCGCCACCTCCGTCACCACTTGGGCGCCCATAGAGTGGCCCACCAACACGGGGTGCGCCGCGCCCTCATGCCGACAAACTGCGTGCACCACCGCTGCGAACCCTGGAACCGAAAGGTACCGCTTCGGTTTTGGTGCATCCCCAAACCCCGGCAGGTCCATCGTCAACACGTTCCCCACGTCCACCAGCTGGTGGGCTAAGGCAAGAAAATACTTCGAAGAAACCCCAATCCCATGCACCATCACAAACGTGGGATCACTGGGGCGGTGATGCGGACGCAAAAACTTGTGCGTACGCACCGCAACCCCATCAACACTAATCAACGAGTTCACAACTCTGTACTCAGCCACCGCCGGATTCCTTCCTGCCACTGCCGCTTACACGCCGCCGGGGCAAACGACGCGTCAATCGAACTGCTCGCCAAGTGCGCCAACTCTTCGTCACTGAACCCAATCCAGCGCGCATACTCATACTGATCCAGCAGGCGCGAACGAAACAGTAGGGGGTCGTCCGCACCCAACGCGATCTGCGCACCCGCGTCAGACAGCACTCGCAACGGGACGCGCTCCAAATCCTCATACACGCCCAGCGACACGTTCGACGTTGGGCACAGTTCGAATGCAACCCCAGAGTCAATGAGCTGGCGCATCAACTCCGGATCCTCCGTTGCCCGCACCCCGTGGCCGAGCCGAGACGGTTTCAAATACTGCACTACCTCGCGCACGTGGCGAGGCCCCAGCAGCTCCCCTCCATGTGGTACCCCCGGCAGCCCCGCCCGGCGCGCAATCCGGAAAGCCGCGCCGAACAGCGAAGTTTCCCCCGCAGTCTCATCGTTAGACAGTCCAAACGCCACCACTTCGCCCGGACCATCCCCAGCGTACTGGGCAGCCAACCGCGCTAGGGTGCGCGCATCCAATGGGTGGCGCATCCGCGAGGCCGCCACAATCACCCCCACGGACACACCCCACTTGTGTGAGGACTTTTTCGCCTGGTCCAGAACTATCTCCAACGCCGGAGTTAACCCACCCACGTGCGGGGCGTAAGAAGTGGGATCCACCTGGATCTCTAACCGCACCGACCCTTCTTGCGCATCGTCCGCAACCGCTTCATCAACCAGACGGCGCATAACAGTTTCGCTGCGCACCAGGGCGCGAGCCGCATCGTAAGAGCGTTGGAACCGGAACCACCCGCGCGAATCCTTCGGCACACTAAGCGGATCGTCCACCAGCAAATGCGCAGGTAACCGCACCCGTTCCACCCGGGCGAGCTCCACCATGGTTTGCGGCCGCAAACTACCTGTGAAATGCAGGTGCAGGTGTGCTTTCGGTAATGTCCTTAGGTCGCGCATCGCTCGCGGTCCCACGCCCCTTCCCATCTCTAAAGTTATTGCAGCACTAGAACGCCGATTCAGCCTACGTGCAGGTTATATGCGCTCATTTAACCATGCAATCAACTGGGCGCGCAGTTCAGGGGCTTGTGGCTCATTGAACACCTCATGGTAGGCATCGCGCACCGGCACGTACGTGACGTCCGCGCTACCGCGGGTGGCGCTGCGCGCAAACCGTTCTGTTGCCCGCGGGTTCACCAACTTGTCGGCGGTACCTTGAAACACCAGCAGCGGCAGCGACCACTGCTGCGCTCTTCGCAGTGCCTGGTAACCGTTCCGCACCATCGTAATAGCCGTCAATGCGGGTACGCGCCCGTGGTAGTTAAGGGGGTCCCGCTCGTAGTCCGCCACCACCGCACGGTCGCGACTCACCGCGCTAGCCTCAAGCGAAATCAACGGCAGACCCGGCAAAACCCGCGCCAGAATCCCCAGGGGAGCGAATGCCCAAGTGGGAACCGGTGCCGTTTCAAAAGCCGGCCCGGACAAACACACGCCCGCCACACCCCGCGGGCGGAGCAAAGCCGAAGCGGCGGTAACTAAACCACCCATCGAATGTCCAAACAAAAACAGTTTGCGCGTGCGCATCTCGCGCAGTACTTGCCGGCGCACATCCTGATGCACCCGAATCAGATGCCCCACGTCCACCCGCGCTCGCGGCCCACCCGTACGCCCGTGCCCCGGGTGGTCGTACCCATACACGTCGTATCCCGCGTTCTGCAGCGCCTTCGTGAGCGCGTGGTACCGCCCGTAATGCTCCGCGTACCCGTGTGCTACGAGCACGGTTGCGCGGGGAGATTTTGCCTTCGCGGATTTCAGTTCCGGTAGCATGTGCCGCCTCCAGTGTTTCCTACCACCTCTGAGGTTCTGGCCGCTACCTTTGCCCCTGAGGTTCTTCGCTACTGATTGATGAGGCGCTTAATCCTCTCAATACCTTCTTCCAGGTTAGCGTCGGAAACCGCGTAGGACATGCGGATGAACCCCGAGGGGCCGAACGCCTCGGAGGGAACTACCGCAACTTCAGCTTCGTCCAGCAGGACTGCCGCGAGGTCTGCGGACGAGTTAATCGTGCGGCCCGCAATCTTGGTCCCAAACAGATCGCTCACCGCGGGGAACGCGTAGAACGCTCCGTGTGGGGTGGGCACGTCAAAACCCTGCACCTGGCGCAAGCGGCGAACCATTTCCTTGCGCCGCCGGTCGAATGCTTCGCGCATCTTCGCTACCGCCGACAAATCGGAAGACACCGCTGCCAGTGCCGCTGCCTGCGCCATGTTGCACACGTTTGACGTCAGGTGCGATTGAAAACTCGTCGCGGCCTTGATCACATCGGCCGGCCCAAGCATCCAGCCGACGCGCCACCCCGTCATCGCGTAGGTTTTCGCCACGCCATTCATGATGATCGCCGTATCCGCCAGCTGCGGCACCAGATTCACAATGTGTGTTGGCTGCGCCCCGTCGTACAGTAGGTGTTCGTAAATCTCGTCCGACAGCACCCAAATCCCATGTTCAAGCGCCCACTCACCAATCGCTTTCACTTCCTCAGGGGTGTACACCGCGCCCGTGGGGTTCGACGGTGAGCAGAACAATAGTGCCTTCGTTTTTGAGGTGCGAGCCGCTTCAAGCTGGTCAACACTCACCTTGTAGTCCTGCGTTGCATCGGCGAAGACCTCAACCGTTTTCCCGCCGGCCAGCGCAATTACCTCGGGGTAAGTGGTCCAGTACGGTGTGGGGAGCAGAACCTCATCCCCGGGGTCAATCACCGCGGCAAACGCCTGGAACACCGCCTGCTTACCCCCATTTGTTACCAAAATGTTCTGCGCCGGGTCCACTTCGTAACCCGAATCGCGCAGCGTTTTCGCAGCAATAGCTTCGCGCAGCGGCGCTAACCCCTTACTCGGGGAGTACTTATGCATCGCTGGATCTTGGGCGGCCTCAACCGCTGCCTGTACAATGTAATCAGGCGTGGAAAAATCGGGTTCGCCCGCACTGAAACTAATCACGGGCCGACCCTGCTCGCGCAGCTCACGGGCACGGCTAGTAACCGCCAACGTAGCGGACGGGGTGATCGCCCCGAGTCGAGATGACACGCGAGGTTTTGCTGCAGTACTCAAATTGGGAACTCCTTAAAACTTGGAAACGGCGATCCGGAAAACACTATAAAACGCGATCTGAAAACGCAATAAACGGCGCTCCAAAAACGCTGTAAAACGTGGTTCGAAACCACATTGTATATTCTTCGCGTAAACCGCATCGAGACAGCGGGTGAAGAAACGGTGAACCACAAACCTGTGGGGTGCGGCATAGATGTGAACCACCAGTTGGACTTGTTCGCCGCGGACCTATAAACTTTTATCCGCACACTTAGTGCACCAATCCGTCGCGTTAAAAGCGTGAGGGAAGGGCAGTGGCGCAATTGGTAGCGCACCGGTCTCCAAAACCGGCGGTTGTGGGTTCGAGTCCCTCCTGCCCTGCGGTATAATAACGAGTGTTTTAGATTTAAGGAGGTCGCGCCCGTGTCCAATCAGCCGTCCGCTGGAACCTCCGGTACTGACACGAAAACAGGTTTTTTTGGCCGCATCATCCTGTTCGTTAAACAGGTGATTGCCGAGCTTAAAAAAACCGTGTGGCCCACTGGGGAACAGTGGTGGACCTTCTTCCTGGTAGTGCTCGTATTCGTCCTTTGCGTCATGGCGTACACCGGGCTTCTAGACCTCTTGTTCGGCTGGCTAAACAAACTCATTTTCGCGTAATGGCAGTTTGAAACCCGATCGTTTATACTAGACACGTCGATTCACACACCCTAGTAACTAGGGTGTGTTCCTTTTTATACGAGCACTAATACCCTGCGAGGTACAGGCATATGACTACAGAAGAAACATCACCTACCCCTGAGGAACAGGCTGAAACAGCAACCTCAGGCGCAACCACAGCTGAGACCACTTCTAACGAAGCTGCGGCAGCAACCCCCTCAGGTGAAACCGCTGCAGAAACCACCTCAGGTGAAACCGGGGCGGCTGAACAGTCGGCCGACGCGGAGAACACGGCCCCTACCGAGTTAGCGGCAGAGCCTCAGGAAGAAAACACTGCAAAAACCGCAGCGGACGGTGAAGCCGACGCGCAGGCAGACGTGCAAGCTGAAGCGGGCGCAGACGGTGAAGCGGAAGAAGTGGATCCCGTCCAGGCGAAACGGGAAGAACTTATGTACCTACCGGGCGACTGGTATGTAATCCATTCCTACTCCGGGCACGAACGGCGCGTAAAAGCGAACTTGGAGCAGCGGATCACGTCGCAAAACATGGAAGACTACATCTTCCAGGTGGAAGTGCCGATGGAAACCGTTACGGAACTAACCAAAGCGGGGAAGAAGAAAAAGGTGGACCGCGTGCGCATTCCCGGCTACGTGCTCGTGCGCATGGACATGAATGAAGCCTCCTGGCGCGTAGTGCGCGACACCCCGGCGGTAACCGGATTCGTGGGGGACGCGTACGACCCATTCCCCCTCACACTCGACGAAGTTGTGAGCATGCTGACGCCCATGTGGGAATCGAAAGAAGAAGCGCAGCAGGCGCAAGATCAGGTTGTTACCGCACCAGAAATCACCTATGAGGTGGGTGAATCCGTCACCGTTAAGGAAGGGCCATTTGAAAACATGCCCGCCACGGTTTCGAGTGTGGATGCGGCGCAGCGGAAAGTCACTTTGTCCATCATGATCTTCGAGCGGGAAACCCCGATCGAACTGAGCTTCGACCAGATCGAGAAGATCGACTAGGTGATTTGCCGCACGCTTAGTGGCATTCAACGCCCTCAACGCGTTAAGATAATCGATCGTGTAGTGTGCGAAAACGCGGCCCAAAACCGGGAAGCATTCCGCTTGGGTGGGTGGAGCGCACGCACGCCCGTGGGCACAACGCCTCGGGAAACGAGTAAGTATTAAGGACCCTTATATATGGCACCGAAGAAAAAACCAGTGGGCCTAATTAAACTCCAGATTCAGGCTGGTGCAGCTAACCCAGCGCCTCCGGTTGGTCCGGCGCTGAGCCAGCACGGCGTGAACATCATGGAGTTCTGCAAGGCCTACAACGCAGCAACTGAATCCCAGCGTGGCGACATCGTTCCCGTTGAAATCACGGTTTACGAAGACCGCAGTTTCACGTTCGTAACGAAAACCCCGCCGGCCGCTCAGATGATTAAGAAGGCCGCTGGCGTGGCGAAAGGTTCGGGCACACCCCACACGGACAAAGTGGGTAAGCTCACCAAGGCGCAGGTTCGCGAGATTGCTGAGACGAAAATGCAGGATCTGAACGCGAACGATATCGCAGCCGCGTCCAAGATCATCGCCGGCACCGCCCGCTCCATGGGGATCACCGTAGAATAAGCAAGTGTTCGTGGGAGGGCCACGCTGCCCAAACCGCAACTGCAGAAAGAGAAGAGCAGATGAAAAAGCGTTCCAAAGGCTACCGGAAGGCAGCTGAAAAACTACATGAGGGGGAGGTCTACGCTCCTCTTGAGGCATTCCGCCTCGCTAAAGAAACGTCAACTGTTAAGTTCGACGCCACCGTTGAGGTCACGTTCCGCTTAGGCGTTGACCCGCGTAAAGCCGATCAGATGATCCGCGGCACCGTTTCGTTGCCGAACGGCACGGGCAAGACCCAAAGGGTCCTGGTTTTTGCTCAGGGTGACCGCGCGCAAGCCGCTATCGACGCGGGTGCGGACGAAGTTGGATCTGACGACCTGATCGAGAAGGTCGCGGGTGGGTACACGGACTTTGACGTGGCCGTCGCAACCCCAGACCTCATGGGTAAAGTTGGTCGTCTCGGCCGGGTGCTGGGTCCGCGTGGCCTCATGCCTAACCCGAAAACCGGGACGGTGACGATGGATGTGGCGAAAGCCGTTAAAGAGATTAAGGGTGGGCGGATTGAGTTCCGCATCGACAAGCACTCGAACCTCGCGTTCATTGTTGGGAAAACCTCGTTCACCGCGGAAGCTCTGACGCAGAACTACGCAGTTGTGCTCGACGAAATCCTGCGCCTGAAGCCAGCTGCTTCGAAGGGCCGTTACATTCGTAAAGCAACGGTTTCCACCACAATGGGGCCGGGTATCCCACTGGATGCCACGAAGACACGGAACCTCGACAGCGAAGACGCCGCGTAACGCGTTTTAACACTAAGTGGTGGGAGCTTCTAGTTCCCACCACTTTTTGTTACCCACCCGACCTGCCTCCATTACTTTGGTGGGGTGGCAGCGGTTTCTCAAAATGCGGGTTTGTAGGTGGGATGGTTACTCGCAGTGCTCGCTTGTGAGTAGGTCTGGTTGGCGCCGCGTTTGTGCGGTGGCGAGCAAAGTGCCTCGGGGTAGGGCTTGTGACTGAATGCACCTGGCGGTGGGTTGGCAAGCGCGAATGCGCGGGCTAAGCTAATGGGTAGCCAAAGACCGTTGGTACCCCTTGGGGTTAAATCCGTGATGGAGCCTACGCAGGTGAGTTACAAGCTGAGTTTTCGTCCTTGTGCACCCGCGTGTGGCACAGGGACTTTTTAATTCCCCGCACGTTTAACCACATTGGGGCCACGGCTGATCACGGAAGGAGGACCATGGCAAGGTCCGATAAGGAAGCGACAGTAGCTCGTTTGGCGGAGCGTTTCCGCGAAGCGAATGCGCTTGTGCTGACTGAGTACCGTGGCTTGAGCGTGGCGCAGATGAAAGACCTGCGTCGCTCGATGGCCGGGAACGCCGAATACTCCGTGGTGAAAAACACGCTCGCTAAGATCGCGGCGAAGGAAGCCGGCTACGACTTCCTAGCTGAAGACCTGGTTGGCCCCACCGCGATCGCGTTCGTGACCGGTGAGGTTGTGGACGCCGCGAAGGCACTGCGTGATTTCTCCAAGGAGAACGAGGCACTGGTCCTGAAGTCCGGTGTCATGGAAGGCGCTCACCTGTCTGAGGAAGAAGTTAAGAAACTCGCGGACCTGGAGTCTCGCGAAGTTATGCTCTCCAAGACTGCAGGTGTGCTCAAGGCTGGCATGTCCAAGGCCGCATTTGCATTCGCTGCGCTACCCACGAAGATGGTTCGCACCGTCGACGCGCTGCGTGAAAAGCAGGAAGAAGCGGCTTAAAGCCGCGTAATAGCGAGATAATTTAAACCACCCCACCTGGGGTAAACGGAAGGAAGTGCCATTATGGCTAAGCTCACCGCTGAAGAGCTGATTGATGCTTTCAAGGAACTCACCCTTGTAGAACTGTCCGACTTCATCAAGAAGTTCGAGGAAGAATTCGACGTTGAGGCTGCTGCTCCAGTAGCCGCTGTTGCCGCAGCTCCCGCTGCTGGTGGCGAAGCAGACGCCGCTGAAGAGCAGACCGAGTTCGAGGTTGTCCTCGACTCCTTCGGCGACAAGAAGGTCGCTGTGATTAAGGCCGTTAAGGCGATCACGGGTGAGGGCCTGAAGGACGCCAAGGAACGCGTTGAAGGTGCGCCTTCCACGGTTGCCGAGGGTGTCTCGAAGGAAGACGCTGAGAAGATGAAGGCCGACATTGAGGCCGCAGGCGGTACCGTTACCCTCAAGTAACGAAACCAGCTTCAAAAAAAGGGAGGCTCCACGCCGGGGCCTCCCTTTTTGCTACTCAGGTTGCGGCTACTGGCGCCTGCAAAATGCGGCATGGTGGTCGGGCGTGAGCCCAGGGATAACCCCGAGAAGTGGGGGATCGGCGCGGCCAAAGTGTCGTGATTTGCCACACGATACAGTTAGTGGTATTGGCAAACACTATTAGTGCTGGTAGTGTAGACAGTTGCGCATATTGTCCGATGCTACCTGCTTCACGTACATGAAAAGAGCGCTAGTGTCCGTGAGTGGGGTTTAGCGAGGGGCATAAGCGCCGCGCGCATTAAATGAAAGCTGGGAAGGATTGCCCTTTGGCTGCACAGAGTCATTCTGCCGCTAACCATTTGTCGCCGCGCATCTCGTTCGCCAAATTTCGCGAACCGATGCAGGCCCCAAACCTCCTAAGCCTACAGACAGAAAGTTTCGAGTGGCTCCTCGGCACCGATCAGTGGCGTGCCCGGGTGGAAGCTGCGAACAGTTCCGGGCGGAAAGTACTGCCGGAAACGTCTGGCTTAGAAGATATTTTCAACGAAATCTCACCAATCGAAGACGTGGCTGGCACCATGTCGCTCGCATTTCGCGAGTTCCACTTTGAACCACCGAAGTACTCCGTGGAACAGTGCCGCGAGAAAGACAAAACGTACGAAGCACCGCTGTACGTACAAGCCGACTTTATGAACCACACCACGGGTGAGATCAAATCTCAAACCGTGTTCCTAGGGGAATTCCCCCTCATGACACCCCGCGGTACCTTCATTATCAACGGCACCGAACGTGTCGTCGTGTCGCAGCTCGTCCGTTCACCCGGCGTGTACTTCGAAGCCGGAGCCGACAAGACTTCCGACCGGACAATCTACACGGCCAAAATTATTCCCTCCCGCGGTGCGTGGCTCGAGTTTGAAATCGACAAACGCGACGCCGTGGGGGTGCGGATCGACCGCAAACGCAAACAGCCGGTAACCCACTTCCTGAAAGCCCTCGGCATTCCCGAATCGGAACTGCGGGACATGTTCGCGGACTACCCAGTGCTCATCGAAACCCTCGAAAAAGACACGGTATCCACGCAAGAAGAAGCACTGACGGACATCTACCGCAAGATCCGCCCGGGGGAACAGGTCTCAGCGGAAGCCGCGCAGAACCTCATTGAAAACTTCTACTTCAACCCCAAGCGGTACGACCTAGCAAAAGTTGGTCGCTACAAGATCGACAAAAAACTGGGGCTTGAAACGGACCTCGACGAATCTGTGCTGCGTCTTGAAGACATC from Gleimia hominis harbors:
- the rplA gene encoding 50S ribosomal protein L1; protein product: MKKRSKGYRKAAEKLHEGEVYAPLEAFRLAKETSTVKFDATVEVTFRLGVDPRKADQMIRGTVSLPNGTGKTQRVLVFAQGDRAQAAIDAGADEVGSDDLIEKVAGGYTDFDVAVATPDLMGKVGRLGRVLGPRGLMPNPKTGTVTMDVAKAVKEIKGGRIEFRIDKHSNLAFIVGKTSFTAEALTQNYAVVLDEILRLKPAASKGRYIRKATVSTTMGPGIPLDATKTRNLDSEDAA
- the rplJ gene encoding 50S ribosomal protein L10 — protein: MARSDKEATVARLAERFREANALVLTEYRGLSVAQMKDLRRSMAGNAEYSVVKNTLAKIAAKEAGYDFLAEDLVGPTAIAFVTGEVVDAAKALRDFSKENEALVLKSGVMEGAHLSEEEVKKLADLESREVMLSKTAGVLKAGMSKAAFAFAALPTKMVRTVDALREKQEEAA
- the rplL gene encoding 50S ribosomal protein L7/L12, whose translation is MAKLTAEELIDAFKELTLVELSDFIKKFEEEFDVEAAAPVAAVAAAPAAGGEADAAEEQTEFEVVLDSFGDKKVAVIKAVKAITGEGLKDAKERVEGAPSTVAEGVSKEDAEKMKADIEAAGGTVTLK